A genomic stretch from Longimicrobium terrae includes:
- a CDS encoding cobyrinate a,c-diamide synthase gives MAARLMTGKAREDAPRLVIAAAGTGQGKTTVAAAIMALLTERGFCVAPFKAGPDYIDPAHHRAAAGRPGRSLDAWLLPPDTLRALFRRATAGRNAADVAVIEGMMGLFDGRGADDEGSTAHVARLLRAPVIAVIDVWTMGRTAAAVAHGLNTLAPDLPLAGVILNRCAGAGHFALCRDAVVQAGVPVLGWLPADDAIRLPERHLGLTTAAERPMDIARLRDLASPTIDVDAILQIARSAGALPRFDDPLPPPVAQTRARIAVARDVAFDFYYEDNLDLLREAGAELVPFSPLADDSLPDADALYLGGGYPELHAAALAANAPMLDAIRAFAASGRPVYAECGGLMYLAEWLVDADGARHAMAGVIPGTSAMGGLTIGYREARALADSPVAQSGWMVRGHEFHHSTLAAPSIRPAYRLDNGAVDGFVSIDGNILASYLHLHFGADPRMAARFVERAVAARG, from the coding sequence ATGGCTGCACGGCTGATGACGGGAAAGGCTAGGGAAGACGCACCGCGGCTTGTGATCGCCGCCGCGGGGACCGGGCAGGGGAAAACGACCGTCGCCGCCGCGATCATGGCCCTGCTCACCGAGCGGGGCTTTTGCGTCGCGCCGTTCAAGGCCGGGCCGGACTACATCGATCCCGCCCACCACCGCGCGGCGGCGGGGCGGCCGGGGCGCAGCCTGGATGCGTGGCTGCTGCCGCCAGACACGCTGCGTGCCCTTTTCCGCCGCGCGACGGCGGGGCGGAACGCGGCGGACGTGGCGGTCATCGAGGGGATGATGGGGCTGTTCGACGGGCGCGGCGCGGACGACGAAGGATCCACCGCGCACGTCGCCCGTCTTCTGCGCGCGCCGGTGATCGCCGTCATCGACGTGTGGACGATGGGGCGGACGGCGGCGGCGGTGGCGCACGGGCTGAACACCCTCGCCCCGGACCTGCCGCTCGCGGGAGTGATTCTGAACCGCTGCGCCGGCGCGGGGCATTTTGCGCTCTGCCGCGACGCCGTCGTGCAGGCCGGCGTCCCCGTGCTCGGCTGGCTGCCGGCGGACGACGCCATCCGCCTGCCCGAGCGGCACCTGGGGCTGACCACCGCGGCCGAGCGGCCGATGGACATCGCGCGGCTGCGCGACCTCGCCAGCCCCACGATCGACGTGGACGCCATTCTCCAGATCGCGCGGTCCGCGGGCGCGCTCCCGCGGTTCGACGATCCGCTCCCGCCACCGGTGGCGCAGACACGTGCGCGGATCGCGGTCGCGCGGGACGTGGCGTTCGACTTCTACTACGAAGACAACCTCGACCTGCTGCGCGAGGCGGGCGCGGAACTGGTCCCCTTCTCTCCGCTGGCGGACGACTCCCTTCCTGACGCGGATGCGCTGTACCTGGGCGGCGGTTATCCGGAACTGCATGCCGCGGCGCTGGCGGCAAACGCGCCGATGCTGGACGCGATCCGCGCCTTTGCCGCGTCCGGGCGCCCCGTCTACGCCGAGTGCGGCGGGCTGATGTACCTGGCGGAGTGGCTGGTGGACGCGGACGGTGCGCGGCACGCGATGGCGGGCGTCATCCCCGGCACCTCGGCGATGGGCGGGCTGACGATCGGCTATCGCGAGGCGCGTGCGCTGGCGGATTCTCCCGTGGCGCAATCCGGATGGATGGTGCGCGGGCACGAGTTCCATCATTCCACGCTGGCCGCCCCGTCCATCCGCCCCGCGTACCGGCTGGACAACGGCGCGGTGGATGGATTCGTCTCCATCGACGGAAACATTCTCGCCTCGTATCTGCACCTGCACTTTGGCGCGGACCCGCGGATGGCGGCTCGCTTCGTAGAGCGCGCGGTGGCGGCCCGGGGATGA
- a CDS encoding VTT domain-containing protein — MSFLLACLATFGVAFASAVIPVIPIEIYLIGAAALAPKPFALSLALAAALGQMVGKILVYYAGTGAVKLPGKHLQNALTRANEYIATKPRSGGMVMFISAFVGFPPFVLMTLVAGAARMNLWLFLAIGLVGRFFRFAVCVLVPHLVRPWLHG, encoded by the coding sequence ATGTCTTTTCTGCTTGCCTGTCTCGCCACGTTCGGCGTCGCGTTCGCCAGCGCGGTCATTCCCGTCATCCCCATTGAAATCTATCTGATCGGCGCGGCGGCACTGGCGCCGAAGCCTTTTGCCCTTTCGCTGGCGCTGGCCGCCGCGCTGGGGCAGATGGTGGGAAAGATCCTCGTCTACTACGCGGGAACCGGCGCCGTAAAGCTTCCCGGCAAGCACCTGCAGAACGCGCTTACCCGCGCCAACGAGTACATCGCCACCAAGCCCCGTTCGGGGGGGATGGTGATGTTCATCAGCGCGTTCGTCGGCTTTCCGCCCTTTGTGCTGATGACGCTGGTGGCGGGAGCCGCGCGGATGAACCTGTGGCTCTTTCTGGCCATCGGCCTGGTGGGCCGTTTTTTCCGCTTCGCCGTCTGCGTGCTGGTACCGCACCTGGTGCGCCCATGGCTGCACGGCTGA
- a CDS encoding polysaccharide deacetylase family protein, whose protein sequence is MNMRVATISLAATFLAASIASAQGPAAARSPAAPTTERQMVITFDDLPAVAQVNDGVLATHERITTRLIATITENRIPVIGFVNEAKLVTDGAPDPQRIAFLRQWTDAGLELGNHGYAHLDMHTTSLDAYLADITRGDSVTRALTRDSGQRPRYFRHPFLHTGRSLDDRRRVEALLTERGYRVAPVTIDDQDWLFAAAYDYAPDSATRVRLADEYVRYMEAITAYYEQQSTALFGREIPQVLLVHANNLNADHFGRVAEMLRRRGYRFVPMAQALDDPVYASADTFTGAGGISWIHRWAITQGERGDFFAGEPPIAPWVMTLSRQQP, encoded by the coding sequence ATGAACATGCGCGTTGCAACCATCAGCCTTGCGGCGACCTTCCTGGCCGCGTCAATCGCTTCGGCGCAGGGGCCCGCAGCTGCCCGAAGCCCAGCCGCTCCCACCACTGAGCGGCAGATGGTCATCACTTTTGACGATCTGCCGGCCGTGGCGCAGGTGAACGACGGGGTGCTGGCCACGCACGAGCGCATCACCACACGGCTGATTGCCACGATCACCGAAAACCGCATTCCGGTGATCGGGTTCGTCAACGAGGCCAAGCTGGTGACGGATGGGGCGCCGGATCCGCAGAGGATCGCCTTTCTGCGCCAGTGGACGGATGCCGGGCTGGAACTGGGCAACCACGGCTACGCGCACCTGGACATGCACACCACGTCCCTGGACGCGTACCTGGCCGACATCACGCGCGGGGATTCCGTGACGCGCGCGCTGACGCGGGATTCCGGACAGCGGCCCCGCTACTTTCGCCACCCGTTTCTGCACACGGGACGCTCGCTGGATGACCGCCGCCGGGTGGAGGCGCTGCTGACGGAGCGCGGCTATCGCGTGGCGCCGGTCACCATCGACGACCAGGACTGGCTTTTTGCCGCCGCGTACGACTACGCGCCGGATTCCGCCACGCGCGTGCGTCTGGCGGACGAGTACGTGCGCTACATGGAAGCGATTACCGCGTACTACGAGCAGCAGTCCACCGCGCTGTTCGGCCGCGAGATCCCGCAGGTGCTGCTGGTGCACGCCAACAATCTGAACGCCGACCACTTCGGGCGTGTGGCCGAGATGCTGCGCCGCCGCGGCTACCGGTTCGTGCCCATGGCGCAGGCACTGGACGACCCCGTGTACGCGTCGGCCGACACGTTCACCGGCGCGGGCGGAATCAGCTGGATTCACCGCTGGGCGATTACACAGGGAGAGCGCGGCGACTTCTTTGCCGGCGAGCCCCCGATCGCGCCCTGGGTGATGACGCTCTCCCGCCAGCAGCCCTGA
- a CDS encoding DUF5615 family PIN-like protein has translation MRFLADENVSALSVTLLRAANLDIESVAELAPGSADTDVLALARATGRVLITQDRDFGELIYYRGAPAPRAVIYIRRGPADLTAVGHAVAALVNSTELEITGYFTVVYEDRIRQRRLPS, from the coding sequence ATGCGCTTTCTGGCGGATGAGAATGTCTCGGCGCTGAGCGTAACTCTGCTGAGAGCCGCGAACCTCGACATCGAGTCGGTTGCGGAACTCGCGCCGGGGAGTGCGGACACCGATGTCCTTGCGCTCGCACGGGCCACGGGCCGGGTTCTCATCACTCAAGACCGAGACTTCGGGGAACTGATCTACTATCGAGGAGCGCCTGCGCCCCGCGCCGTGATCTACATTCGACGCGGACCGGCCGACCTCACCGCCGTTGGACACGCGGTCGCGGCTTTGGTGAACTCGACCGAGCTGGAGATCACCGGCTACTTCACCGTGGTCTACGAAGATCGCATCCGACAACGGCGTCTGCCCTCATGA
- a CDS encoding DUF433 domain-containing protein, giving the protein MESKIDWREHIHSDPAILSGRPVVRGTRLAVEFLLGLFADGLTQAQVLEGYPHLKPEDLRAVFAFAQDNMSEESYFSASLAAAD; this is encoded by the coding sequence ATGGAAAGCAAGATTGACTGGCGCGAGCATATCCACTCGGATCCCGCAATCCTGTCTGGCCGGCCGGTTGTTCGCGGGACGAGGCTGGCTGTTGAATTCCTGCTCGGGCTTTTTGCGGACGGGCTGACGCAGGCGCAGGTGCTGGAGGGGTATCCGCATCTGAAGCCGGAGGACCTTCGCGCCGTGTTCGCGTTCGCTCAGGACAACATGAGCGAAGAGTCGTACTTCTCTGCCTCGCTGGCCGCGGCAGACTGA
- a CDS encoding M1 family metallopeptidase: protein MIRRHALLPLILAPLVLAAPLAGQSSVSAAPDGMMQPGVSAELARRRAATLRDVRYGLELDVTAADSAPGRVRVGFVRAAEAGDLILDFRGPALGAVSVNDVPVADAEWRNGHLRIPAARLRAGENTVTAAFTARIAPAGASIIRADDTADGSRYLYTLLVPADANQLFPSFDQPDLKARFRVTITAPAGWKVLANGPGSPEPDGAVRRWTFAETEPISTYLAAFAAGPWRTWTSDDDGLPITLYARASRAGEVDADTLMQANRRAVRWLEGYFGVPFPFAKFDMLLAPAFPFGGMEHVGAVFYNESQFVFREAPTLNQQIGRKSTIYHEVAHQWFGDLVTMRWFDDLWLKEGFSTYMAARIQDELDPGSEAWKSFYLRNKPLAYATDQTSGTTPVWQDLPNLDLAKSNYGPIVYNKAPAILKQLNFMVGDSAFQAGLTVFLKRHAYGNATWRDLLAAVQETSGVPLEQFGEQYILRAGMPVVETRVEVRDGRIRGLTLHQRPARDLAGDPGGWWPGRVLVRLAYGGRRDTVIPVAFTGAVTEVREAAGLPAPEYVWSNEGDYGYGLFLLDSASARHVAQKVGSEPDGLRRAMLWGALWDEVREGRMDPAAFAATVLRDLPAETDEQIAGLNMGRAWTAIATYLPEARGAALSAQWERLLLARTADSRLGYGARKASLDWLAGTARTDEGRAVLREYLAGTRTFDGAAVRQPTRWSIVERLVSLGEREPARLISAEAARDTSAESPRRAFVAQAAVPSAASKAELFGRFLDDPALNEEWVTAAAGTFNVPSQADLTLPFLRRSLDRLVWIRDNRRIFFLPRWISSFVGGQSSPEALAVVDRYLAENPDLPLDVRRKLLQSRDELERTVRIRAAAQQSR, encoded by the coding sequence ATGATCCGTCGACATGCGCTGCTTCCGCTCATCCTTGCTCCCCTTGTTCTCGCCGCGCCGCTGGCCGGGCAGTCGTCCGTGAGCGCCGCCCCGGACGGGATGATGCAGCCCGGCGTGAGCGCGGAACTGGCCCGCCGCCGCGCCGCCACCCTGCGCGACGTGCGCTACGGGCTGGAACTGGACGTAACCGCCGCGGACAGCGCACCGGGGCGGGTGCGGGTGGGCTTCGTGCGCGCGGCGGAGGCGGGCGACCTGATCTTGGACTTTCGCGGCCCCGCGCTGGGCGCCGTCTCGGTGAACGACGTTCCCGTGGCGGATGCGGAGTGGCGCAACGGCCACCTGCGCATTCCCGCCGCGCGGCTGCGCGCGGGGGAAAACACCGTCACCGCGGCGTTCACTGCGCGCATCGCGCCGGCGGGCGCCAGCATCATCCGCGCGGACGACACGGCGGACGGCTCGCGCTACCTGTACACGCTGCTGGTTCCCGCGGACGCCAACCAGCTCTTTCCCTCGTTCGACCAGCCGGACCTCAAGGCGCGCTTCCGCGTGACCATCACCGCGCCGGCGGGGTGGAAGGTGCTGGCCAACGGGCCGGGCTCGCCGGAGCCGGACGGCGCGGTGCGGCGCTGGACCTTCGCGGAGACGGAGCCCATCAGCACCTACCTGGCCGCCTTTGCCGCCGGGCCGTGGCGCACGTGGACGTCGGACGACGACGGGCTCCCCATCACCCTGTACGCCCGCGCCAGCCGCGCCGGCGAGGTGGACGCCGACACGCTGATGCAGGCCAACCGCCGGGCCGTGCGATGGCTGGAAGGGTACTTCGGCGTCCCCTTTCCCTTCGCCAAGTTCGACATGCTGCTGGCGCCCGCCTTCCCCTTTGGCGGGATGGAGCACGTGGGGGCGGTCTTCTACAACGAAAGCCAGTTCGTCTTTCGCGAAGCACCGACGCTCAACCAGCAGATCGGCCGCAAGAGCACCATCTACCACGAGGTGGCGCACCAGTGGTTCGGCGACCTGGTGACCATGCGCTGGTTTGACGACCTGTGGCTCAAGGAGGGGTTCAGCACGTACATGGCGGCCCGCATTCAGGACGAGCTGGATCCGGGAAGCGAGGCGTGGAAGAGCTTCTACCTGCGCAACAAGCCGCTGGCGTACGCCACGGACCAGACCTCCGGCACCACGCCGGTGTGGCAGGACCTGCCCAACCTGGACCTGGCCAAGAGCAACTACGGCCCCATCGTCTACAACAAGGCGCCCGCCATTCTGAAGCAGCTCAACTTCATGGTGGGCGATTCGGCGTTCCAGGCGGGACTCACGGTGTTCCTCAAGCGCCATGCGTACGGCAACGCCACCTGGCGCGATCTGCTGGCCGCGGTGCAGGAAACGTCGGGCGTGCCGCTGGAACAGTTCGGCGAGCAGTACATTCTGCGCGCGGGAATGCCCGTCGTGGAAACGCGGGTGGAAGTGCGCGACGGGCGCATCCGCGGGCTGACGCTGCACCAGCGTCCGGCGCGCGACCTGGCGGGCGATCCCGGCGGATGGTGGCCGGGGCGCGTCCTGGTCCGCCTGGCATACGGCGGTAGGCGCGACACCGTCATTCCCGTGGCGTTCACGGGTGCGGTGACGGAGGTGCGCGAGGCGGCGGGGCTCCCCGCGCCGGAGTACGTGTGGAGCAACGAGGGCGACTACGGCTACGGGCTGTTTCTGCTGGACAGCGCCAGCGCGCGGCACGTGGCGCAGAAGGTGGGATCGGAGCCGGACGGGCTGCGCCGGGCGATGCTGTGGGGCGCGCTGTGGGACGAGGTGCGCGAGGGACGGATGGACCCGGCCGCGTTCGCCGCGACGGTGCTGCGCGACCTGCCGGCGGAAACGGACGAGCAGATCGCCGGGCTGAACATGGGGCGCGCGTGGACGGCGATCGCCACCTACCTTCCGGAGGCGCGCGGCGCGGCGCTGTCCGCGCAGTGGGAGCGGCTGCTGCTGGCGCGCACGGCGGATTCGCGCCTGGGTTACGGCGCGCGCAAGGCGAGCCTGGACTGGCTGGCGGGCACGGCGCGCACGGACGAGGGGCGTGCAGTGCTGCGCGAGTACCTGGCCGGCACGCGGACGTTCGACGGCGCGGCGGTGCGGCAGCCGACGCGGTGGAGCATCGTGGAGCGGCTGGTTTCGCTCGGCGAGCGGGAGCCGGCGCGGCTGATCAGCGCGGAGGCGGCGCGCGACACCAGCGCCGAGTCGCCGCGGCGGGCGTTCGTGGCGCAGGCGGCGGTGCCGTCCGCGGCGTCGAAGGCGGAGCTGTTCGGGCGCTTTCTGGATGATCCGGCGCTGAACGAGGAGTGGGTGACGGCCGCGGCCGGAACGTTCAACGTGCCGTCGCAGGCGGACCTCACGCTCCCGTTCCTGCGCCGCTCGCTGGACCGGCTGGTGTGGATTCGCGACAACCGGCGCATCTTCTTTTTGCCGCGCTGGATCAGCTCGTTCGTGGGCGGGCAGTCCAGCCCGGAGGCGCTGGCCGTGGTGGACCGCTACCTGGCCGAGAACCCGGACCTGCCGCTGGACGTGCGCCGCAAGCTGCTGCAGTCGCGCGATGAACTGGAGCGCACCGTGCGGATTCGGGCGGCGGCGCAGCAGTCGCGTTGA
- a CDS encoding HigA family addiction module antitoxin: MSTLYTHVYRNLPTHREPTHPGQMLLHEFLGPMGMTQAEFARRIGVSYVRLNEIVNARRGVTADTALRFARFLGTTADMWLGLQTAWDLYHAIHSSSAAEIEAIEPMQWESDPDEQAEVDAMAADRTSVPERRARL, translated from the coding sequence ATGTCGACGCTTTATACGCATGTTTACCGAAACCTGCCCACCCACCGTGAACCAACGCATCCCGGGCAGATGCTGCTGCACGAGTTCCTGGGGCCGATGGGGATGACGCAGGCCGAGTTCGCGCGGCGGATCGGCGTTTCATATGTCCGTCTCAACGAAATCGTGAACGCCCGCCGGGGGGTCACGGCGGATACGGCCCTGCGATTCGCCCGCTTCCTGGGAACCACGGCGGACATGTGGCTGGGCCTGCAGACAGCGTGGGATTTGTATCATGCCATCCACTCGTCCAGCGCAGCCGAGATCGAAGCGATCGAGCCCATGCAGTGGGAGTCCGACCCGGACGAACAGGCGGAGGTGGATGCGATGGCGGCGGACAGGACCTCTGTCCCGGAACGGCGGGCCCGTCTATAG
- a CDS encoding type II toxin-antitoxin system RelE/ParE family toxin, with amino-acid sequence MIKSFADDGTEDIYRGRDTRAARQTCPRILWPAALRRLERIDEAKQVTDLQVPPGNRLEKLKGDYIGYHSIRINDQYRIRFWFSEGGATEVQILDYH; translated from the coding sequence ATGATCAAGTCGTTCGCCGATGATGGTACGGAAGACATCTACCGCGGCAGAGACACCCGCGCCGCCCGGCAAACCTGCCCGCGGATCCTCTGGCCCGCCGCACTCAGGCGATTGGAGCGGATCGACGAAGCGAAGCAAGTGACCGATCTGCAGGTCCCGCCGGGGAATCGCCTGGAAAAGCTGAAGGGAGACTACATTGGATACCACAGCATTCGAATCAACGACCAGTACCGGATCAGGTTCTGGTTCTCGGAAGGAGGCGCGACCGAGGTCCAGATCCTCGATTACCACTGA
- the ligD gene encoding non-homologous end-joining DNA ligase: MTPRASTSASSARSKPAARRAAKPASVPDAEATPDIIPRGGKSCEVRVGGRTVTLTNLQKPFWPELGITKADLLRYYVAVSPYLLPHLADRAMVMKRYPNGWNGKFFFMKRTPENAPSWLKTCAIEHASKSVIDFPLVNHLAELLWVVNLGCIDLNPWYARCDDVNRPDYLHFDLDPVPGADFARVRQTALMVRDNLRKLGMTSYAKTTGSSGIHVYVPIVRGPLQKQVWSFAKEFARAMETLDPALVTAEYRISKRPHGRVLVDYNQNAWGRTLASIYSVRPKPGATVSMPVTWDEVENGVELEDFTLQNAPARLARVGDLWKPLTQKRGRFNLGDLL; this comes from the coding sequence ATGACGCCCCGCGCATCCACCTCCGCATCTTCGGCGCGAAGCAAGCCCGCCGCGCGCCGCGCCGCGAAGCCCGCCAGCGTTCCGGACGCGGAGGCCACGCCGGACATCATCCCGCGCGGCGGCAAGTCGTGCGAGGTGCGGGTGGGCGGCCGGACGGTGACGCTCACCAATCTGCAGAAGCCGTTCTGGCCGGAACTGGGCATCACCAAGGCGGATCTGCTGCGCTACTACGTCGCCGTATCGCCGTATCTGCTGCCGCACCTGGCGGACCGGGCGATGGTGATGAAGCGCTATCCCAACGGGTGGAACGGCAAGTTCTTTTTCATGAAGCGCACGCCGGAGAATGCGCCGTCGTGGCTGAAGACGTGTGCCATCGAGCACGCCAGCAAGAGCGTCATCGACTTTCCGCTGGTCAACCATCTCGCGGAACTTCTGTGGGTGGTGAATCTGGGGTGCATCGACCTGAACCCCTGGTACGCCCGCTGCGACGACGTGAACCGGCCGGACTACCTGCACTTCGACCTGGATCCCGTACCCGGCGCGGACTTCGCGCGCGTGCGGCAGACGGCGCTGATGGTGCGCGACAATCTCAGGAAGCTGGGAATGACGTCGTACGCCAAGACGACCGGCTCGTCGGGCATTCACGTCTACGTCCCCATCGTGCGCGGGCCCCTGCAGAAGCAGGTGTGGAGCTTTGCCAAGGAGTTCGCCCGCGCGATGGAAACGCTGGATCCCGCGCTGGTTACGGCGGAGTACCGGATCTCTAAGCGGCCGCACGGGCGGGTGCTGGTGGATTACAACCAGAACGCCTGGGGGCGCACGCTGGCCTCCATCTACTCCGTGCGCCCCAAGCCCGGCGCCACCGTGTCCATGCCGGTGACGTGGGACGAGGTGGAGAACGGGGTGGAACTGGAGGACTTCACGCTCCAGAACGCGCCCGCCCGCCTGGCGCGCGTGGGCGACCTGTGGAAGCCGCTCACCCAGAAGCGCGGCCGCTTCAACCTGGGGGACCTGCTGTGA